Proteins encoded within one genomic window of Haematospirillum jordaniae:
- the guaA gene encoding glutamine-hydrolyzing GMP synthase: MTHRILIIDFGSQVTQLIARRVRESGVYCEIHPFNRVSADSIRVFSPAGVILSGGPASVTGTDTPRAPQELFSMGLPVLGICYGQQTMMAQLGGHVEGSDHREFGRAFVRVQGHCRLFDGTWVPDAVEQVWMSHGDRVTALAPGFHAVASSEGAPFAAVADDERRFYGVQFHPEVVHTPHGAQLLKTFVRDICGCSGDWTMASFRETEIARIRDQVGAGRVICGLSGGVDSSVVAAIVHEAIGDQLTCVFVDHGLMRQGEAQQVVRVFRDRFNINLVHVDASDLFLGLLSGKTDPEEKRKVIGKTFIDVFEAEASKIGGAEFLAQGTLYPDVIESVSFTGGPSVTIKSHHNVGGLPERMNMKLVEPLRELFKDEVRALGRELGLPEEMVGRHPFPGPGLAIRIPGQDITREKLDILRKADAIYLEEIRNAGLYDAIWQAFAVLLPVRTVGVMGDGRTYDYALAVRAVTSTDGMTADYYHFDHEFLSRLSNRIINEVKGVNRVVYDITSKPPGTIEWE; encoded by the coding sequence ATGACTCACCGTATTCTTATTATCGACTTCGGATCCCAGGTTACCCAACTGATTGCCCGGCGCGTGCGCGAATCTGGTGTTTACTGTGAAATACACCCGTTCAATCGGGTGAGTGCCGACAGCATAAGGGTTTTTTCTCCTGCCGGGGTTATTCTGTCTGGTGGACCTGCTTCGGTCACAGGAACGGATACTCCACGTGCGCCGCAGGAGCTGTTCTCCATGGGGTTACCTGTTCTTGGGATCTGCTATGGACAGCAGACGATGATGGCCCAGCTGGGTGGTCATGTTGAAGGGTCGGACCACCGTGAATTTGGCCGGGCTTTTGTGCGTGTACAGGGGCATTGTCGCCTGTTTGACGGGACGTGGGTTCCCGATGCGGTCGAGCAGGTATGGATGAGCCACGGTGACCGGGTGACAGCCTTGGCTCCCGGGTTTCATGCTGTTGCGTCCTCTGAAGGGGCGCCGTTTGCCGCGGTTGCTGATGATGAACGCCGTTTCTATGGGGTCCAGTTCCACCCCGAAGTCGTGCATACCCCGCATGGGGCACAGCTTCTGAAGACCTTTGTCCGTGATATCTGCGGCTGTTCCGGGGACTGGACCATGGCGTCCTTCCGCGAGACTGAGATTGCCCGTATCCGGGATCAGGTTGGGGCGGGGCGTGTTATTTGTGGGCTTTCTGGTGGCGTTGACAGTTCTGTTGTGGCTGCCATCGTGCATGAGGCGATTGGTGATCAGCTGACCTGTGTCTTTGTTGATCATGGCTTGATGCGTCAGGGAGAGGCCCAGCAGGTGGTGCGGGTCTTCCGGGACCGTTTCAATATTAATCTGGTGCATGTGGATGCCTCGGATCTGTTCCTTGGCCTTCTGTCCGGCAAGACAGACCCCGAAGAGAAGCGCAAGGTCATTGGCAAAACCTTCATTGATGTCTTTGAGGCTGAGGCCAGCAAAATTGGGGGTGCCGAGTTCCTAGCCCAGGGGACGTTGTATCCTGATGTGATTGAGTCGGTTTCCTTTACCGGTGGGCCAAGCGTTACGATCAAGTCTCACCACAATGTTGGTGGCCTGCCCGAGCGCATGAACATGAAGCTGGTAGAGCCGCTGCGCGAACTGTTCAAGGATGAGGTTCGCGCACTGGGCCGTGAACTTGGGCTTCCGGAAGAAATGGTCGGACGCCATCCGTTTCCGGGGCCGGGGCTGGCCATCCGTATTCCGGGGCAGGATATTACCCGTGAAAAGCTGGATATTCTGCGCAAGGCGGATGCGATCTATCTTGAAGAAATTCGCAATGCCGGGCTGTATGATGCCATCTGGCAGGCTTTTGCTGTGCTGCTTCCCGTGCGTACGGTTGGGGTTATGGGTGATGGCCGTACCTATGACTATGCCCTTGCCGTGCGTGCTGTCACGTCAACGGATGGTATGACTGCAGACTATTATCATTTTGATCATGAATTCCTGTCCCGTTTGTCCAATCGTATTATCAACGAGGTCAAGGGCGTGAACCGCGTTGTGTACGATATCACATCGAAGCCACCTGGCACGATTGAGTGGGAGTAG
- the pseI gene encoding pseudaminic acid synthase, translated as MLIISGREVSEHQPPYVIAEISANHNGSLERAKLSIEMAAKSGANAVKIQTYNADTMTIDCDKDDFIVKGGLWNGYKLYDLYHEAYTPYEWHQELFRFARKIGITLFSTPFDETAVDLLESLNTPAYKIASFELTDLPLIRYVAKKKKPMLMSTGMASEGEITEALECARSHGCDSILLFHCISSYPAPVEQANIRSITQLKKTFGVTVGLSDHTIGNIAATASVALGASAIEKHFTISRADKGPDSAFSIEPGELEKLVKDVNETWSALGKDELIRPKAETNSRVFRRSLYFVNDIKAGTPITPGDVRRIRPGYGLPPKHYDDIIGKTTSRDVERGQPVAWDDIQKD; from the coding sequence ATGCTGATTATATCAGGTCGGGAAGTATCGGAACATCAGCCCCCATATGTCATTGCCGAGATCTCAGCAAACCACAATGGTTCGCTTGAGCGTGCCAAGCTGTCTATCGAAATGGCCGCCAAGTCAGGAGCGAATGCCGTCAAGATACAAACCTATAATGCCGATACGATGACAATCGACTGCGACAAGGATGACTTTATCGTAAAGGGTGGCTTATGGAACGGGTACAAGCTATACGACCTGTATCACGAAGCCTACACCCCCTATGAGTGGCACCAAGAACTCTTCCGCTTTGCCCGTAAAATTGGGATTACGTTGTTCTCGACACCCTTCGATGAAACAGCCGTTGACTTGCTGGAGTCCCTGAATACGCCGGCTTATAAAATAGCATCCTTTGAATTGACCGATTTGCCATTGATCCGCTACGTGGCAAAAAAGAAGAAACCCATGCTGATGTCGACCGGAATGGCAAGTGAGGGAGAAATAACAGAAGCCTTGGAATGCGCCCGAAGCCATGGGTGTGACTCCATTCTTCTGTTCCACTGCATCAGCAGCTATCCCGCGCCTGTCGAGCAAGCCAACATACGATCCATAACACAGCTGAAGAAAACGTTTGGTGTGACCGTCGGCTTATCCGACCACACGATCGGTAACATTGCAGCAACGGCTTCTGTTGCCCTAGGCGCGTCGGCTATTGAAAAACACTTTACCATCAGCAGGGCTGACAAAGGCCCAGACAGCGCGTTCTCAATAGAACCGGGCGAATTGGAGAAACTTGTAAAAGACGTCAACGAAACCTGGTCGGCCCTAGGAAAAGATGAATTGATCAGACCCAAGGCAGAGACCAACAGCAGGGTTTTCCGTCGATCGTTGTATTTTGTTAATGATATCAAGGCAGGAACACCCATAACACCCGGCGACGTAAGAAGGATACGCCCCGGGTATGGACTGCCGCCAAAACATTACGATGACATCATCGGGAAGACCACATCAAGAGATGTGGAGCGTGGTCAACCTGTCGCATGGGATGACATACAAAAAGATTAA
- a CDS encoding formyltransferase family protein, giving the protein MQPKLITHITAPDKRVLFLGYTREKTSLIEELEKANCAVWHTDNHIECIKDFDVVISFGYRHILKKSVIESANAPIINLHTSYLPWNRGAHPNFWSFFDCTPSGVSIHLVDEGIDTGPILYQRYVNFTKEQKTFSQTYTQLIVEIENLFKENIREIIHGTYEATPQRRKGSYHKVADLPPQFRGWDSNIQEEIRRLDSLIAIRG; this is encoded by the coding sequence ATGCAACCAAAGCTTATAACGCACATAACGGCCCCCGATAAAAGAGTCTTGTTCCTAGGCTATACAAGAGAAAAGACATCCTTGATCGAAGAATTAGAGAAGGCCAATTGCGCAGTCTGGCACACCGATAATCATATTGAATGCATTAAAGATTTCGACGTTGTCATAAGTTTCGGATACAGGCACATCCTCAAAAAGTCGGTCATCGAGAGTGCAAATGCACCAATCATAAACCTACATACTTCATATCTTCCTTGGAATCGTGGCGCTCATCCTAATTTCTGGTCTTTCTTTGACTGCACGCCAAGCGGTGTATCCATTCATTTGGTTGACGAAGGAATTGATACAGGCCCCATTCTCTACCAACGTTACGTAAACTTTACAAAAGAACAAAAGACATTTTCCCAAACATACACGCAGCTCATTGTGGAAATCGAAAACCTTTTTAAAGAGAACATCCGTGAAATTATACATGGTACCTATGAAGCCACCCCACAGCGAAGAAAAGGCTCTTATCACAAAGTAGCAGACTTGCCGCCGCAGTTTCGTGGATGGGATTCCAACATCCAAGAAGAAATCAGAAGGCTAGATTCTTTAATAGCCATAAGGGGTTGA
- a CDS encoding BaiN/RdsA family NAD(P)/FAD-dependent oxidoreductase, translated as METDIVIIGAGAAGLMCAMTAARRGRRVLVLEHNDRPGRKILISGGGKCNFTNRDAGPNGYLSSNPHFARSALKRYTPQDFLDLLATHAIPWHERDHGQLFCDRSAADIVNLLVEEAVAAGTTIQCNVSASHIAPTGEEDRRWVVETSAGPVHCQSVVLATGGLSIPKIGASNFALRVAEQLGIPVLDPYPGLVPLVFGEDDLAFMRPLTGIALDATATCGKTRFREALLFTHRGLSGPVILQISSFWKQGDAVRINLCPDRDILAWLAERRDSRPKARLHTVVSEILPNRLAQSLCERAGMPDTVIGQTGNKTLSILADQIQAWTVYPTGTEGYRTAEVMVGGVDTNALSSRTMEVKSKPGLYIIGEAVDVTGWLGGYNFQWAWASGHACGECA; from the coding sequence ATGGAAACTGACATCGTCATCATCGGGGCGGGCGCCGCAGGTTTAATGTGCGCCATGACCGCTGCCCGCCGGGGCCGCCGGGTTCTTGTTCTGGAACATAATGACCGTCCGGGGCGGAAAATCCTGATTTCCGGCGGGGGAAAATGCAACTTTACCAACCGGGATGCTGGACCAAACGGGTATCTTTCCAGCAACCCCCACTTTGCCCGCTCGGCATTGAAGCGGTATACACCGCAGGACTTTCTTGACCTGCTGGCGACCCATGCCATCCCTTGGCACGAACGGGACCACGGGCAGCTGTTCTGTGATCGCTCTGCGGCTGATATCGTTAATCTTCTGGTTGAAGAGGCTGTAGCGGCAGGGACCACTATCCAGTGTAACGTCTCTGCCAGTCATATTGCCCCAACCGGGGAAGAAGACCGGCGCTGGGTGGTGGAAACATCCGCCGGCCCTGTTCACTGCCAGTCGGTTGTGCTTGCAACGGGCGGCCTTTCCATTCCAAAGATCGGGGCCAGCAATTTTGCCCTGCGCGTGGCAGAGCAACTTGGCATCCCGGTTCTTGATCCCTATCCGGGCCTGGTGCCGTTGGTCTTTGGGGAAGATGACCTGGCGTTCATGCGCCCCCTGACCGGCATCGCCCTAGATGCCACTGCGACCTGTGGCAAAACTCGTTTCCGCGAAGCCCTTCTCTTTACACACCGCGGCTTATCTGGCCCGGTTATCCTGCAGATTTCTTCCTTCTGGAAACAGGGTGACGCAGTGCGTATCAACCTGTGCCCCGACAGGGATATACTGGCATGGCTGGCTGAACGCCGCGACAGCCGCCCAAAGGCGCGCCTGCATACAGTTGTCAGCGAGATCCTGCCCAACAGGCTGGCGCAAAGCCTGTGCGAGCGGGCCGGCATGCCCGACACCGTGATTGGGCAAACCGGCAACAAGACCTTGTCCATACTGGCAGACCAGATCCAGGCATGGACCGTCTACCCCACAGGGACTGAGGGATACCGAACCGCCGAGGTCATGGTGGGAGGCGTTGATACCAACGCCCTGTCTTCCCGAACGATGGAAGTGAAAAGCAAACCTGGCCTGTACATCATCGGTGAGGCCGTCGATGTCACAGGCTGGCTTGGCGGCTATAACTTCCAGTGGGCCTGGGCCAGCGGCCATGCCTGTGGCGAATGTGCCTGA
- a CDS encoding DUF1513 domain-containing protein: protein MDDQNAPLTLSRRSLLWGGMGALAAGMILPAMPTRAAIHRTGNTLLSSARDNSGRDHAVAWSEDLGILWQTPLPGRAHGPAVSPDGTRAFLPARRPGNWATALNLTDGTIAASVECQPGRHFFGHAVYTADGRHILTTENAFDHGEGRIGIRDARSYAWIGEFPSFGTEPHELAWMPDQQTLVVANGGILTSPESGRAKLNLGMTDPSLTYIDSKTGTLLEKRTLPTALRAVSLRHLAVAPDGTVIVACQYQGAATDRVPLLLLHRRGHDLVLPALPDAVVTGLRQYCGSALFSPDGAYYVVTSPVGGIAILGTTNTPGMVRTIQLPDVCGAAVLNGNLILTNGFGQIMGGSFDDFDPEPRSEPLKWDNHAIAFSSPYT, encoded by the coding sequence ATGGATGATCAGAATGCTCCCCTTACATTATCCAGACGCTCCCTTCTATGGGGCGGCATGGGGGCCTTGGCAGCAGGCATGATCCTCCCCGCCATGCCAACACGGGCAGCCATCCATCGAACAGGAAACACTCTTCTCAGCTCTGCAAGGGACAACAGCGGACGTGATCACGCCGTGGCATGGTCCGAAGACCTTGGCATCCTATGGCAGACCCCCCTGCCCGGACGTGCCCACGGTCCCGCCGTCTCACCGGATGGAACCCGCGCTTTTCTGCCGGCGCGCCGGCCGGGAAACTGGGCCACGGCGCTGAACCTTACGGACGGAACCATAGCCGCATCTGTAGAATGCCAACCCGGAAGACACTTCTTCGGACATGCCGTTTATACAGCCGATGGCCGCCATATCCTGACAACTGAAAACGCCTTTGACCACGGCGAAGGCCGGATCGGCATTCGGGATGCTCGCAGCTATGCCTGGATCGGCGAGTTCCCCAGCTTTGGAACCGAGCCTCATGAACTGGCTTGGATGCCTGATCAGCAGACACTGGTTGTTGCCAATGGCGGCATCCTGACCAGCCCTGAATCCGGACGGGCCAAGCTGAACCTAGGCATGACCGACCCCTCCCTGACCTATATCGACAGCAAGACCGGTACCCTTCTGGAAAAGCGAACCCTGCCGACGGCACTGCGGGCGGTCAGCCTGCGCCATTTGGCCGTTGCTCCGGATGGAACTGTCATCGTGGCCTGCCAGTACCAAGGGGCGGCGACAGACCGTGTACCCCTTCTTCTGCTGCACAGGCGTGGGCATGACCTTGTTTTGCCGGCTCTTCCCGATGCTGTTGTCACTGGCCTGCGACAGTATTGTGGCAGCGCCCTGTTTTCGCCGGACGGGGCCTATTACGTTGTCACCAGCCCGGTCGGGGGCATTGCCATCCTGGGCACAACAAATACCCCCGGAATGGTCCGCACAATCCAGCTGCCCGATGTCTGCGGCGCCGCCGTGCTGAACGGGAACCTGATTTTGACCAATGGCTTTGGCCAGATCATGGGCGGGTCGTTTGATGACTTTGATCCCGAGCCCCGATCAGAGCCCCTGAAATGGGACAACCACGCCATCGCCTTTTCCAGCCCGTACACCTGA
- a CDS encoding imelysin family protein has product MTARLALTATLLLLALLPVSGRAADSLRLTAEAVDAVILPAFQRFAEATAALERTLGDACPEQDSKSAFATAFLAWQGVQHVRIGPSQTENRHYRIQFWPDPKNLGARHVSTLLSAPDTALTPESLSRASIAVQGFPALERLLWGNSPINPHECRVAQAIGRNLSSMAQAIRAEWTEPDGGFRAILLRPGDKNTLFRTPAESLRAIHGTLSTLLQATQDMKLGSPMGSNPTKARPERGEAWRADLPLQALLANLDAALQLYQGHAGKDGGLRAGVLEHEDSEIVDISILHGLTEARRLTAELATRPWKDVLANPAGYRTLMLIRANIGTARSMVETEMAGMLGLGIGFNALDGD; this is encoded by the coding sequence ATGACTGCACGCCTTGCCCTGACCGCTACCCTGCTTCTGCTCGCACTCCTGCCTGTAAGCGGGCGTGCTGCTGACAGCCTGCGCCTGACAGCCGAGGCTGTTGACGCCGTTATCCTTCCCGCCTTCCAGAGGTTTGCCGAAGCAACCGCAGCTCTTGAACGTACACTGGGCGATGCCTGTCCAGAACAGGACAGCAAATCCGCCTTTGCCACTGCATTCCTAGCCTGGCAGGGCGTGCAACATGTTCGCATCGGCCCATCGCAGACAGAAAACCGCCACTACCGTATCCAGTTCTGGCCTGACCCAAAAAACTTGGGGGCACGGCATGTGTCCACGCTGCTGTCGGCACCAGATACAGCCCTGACACCGGAATCCCTGTCCCGGGCCAGCATTGCGGTACAGGGATTCCCGGCACTGGAGCGCCTGCTCTGGGGTAATAGCCCGATCAACCCGCATGAATGCCGGGTTGCCCAGGCAATTGGACGAAACCTGTCATCCATGGCCCAAGCTATCAGAGCGGAATGGACAGAGCCGGATGGCGGATTTCGGGCAATACTTCTGAGGCCGGGTGACAAAAACACCCTGTTCCGGACCCCGGCTGAGTCCTTGCGGGCCATACACGGGACACTGTCCACCCTTCTGCAGGCTACGCAGGATATGAAATTGGGCAGCCCGATGGGATCCAATCCGACAAAAGCACGCCCGGAACGAGGCGAAGCCTGGCGGGCAGACTTACCGCTACAGGCGCTTCTCGCCAATCTTGATGCAGCCCTTCAGCTTTACCAAGGCCACGCAGGAAAAGATGGAGGATTGCGCGCCGGAGTTCTGGAGCATGAAGATAGCGAGATTGTTGATATCAGCATCCTGCACGGGCTGACCGAAGCCCGCCGCCTGACGGCTGAACTGGCCACACGCCCTTGGAAAGATGTTCTTGCCAACCCTGCAGGCTACAGAACCTTGATGCTGATCAGGGCCAATATCGGTACCGCACGCAGCATGGTGGAAACAGAAATGGCCGGCATGCTGGGACTGGGCATCGGTTTCAATGCCCTGGACGGAGACTGA